In one Mucilaginibacter ginsenosidivorax genomic region, the following are encoded:
- a CDS encoding GAF domain-containing sensor histidine kinase, whose product MEKEKALPVPENEAERLAALASYAIVDSGEEKDFDAIAAIASAICGTPISLITFIDDKRQWFKSHIGTDLTENFRDLSFCTYAIAGTEEIMIVPDALQDERFATNPVVTDAQVTFYAGVPLVNEDGYALGTLCVLDQEPHDFSEAQIDALKALAKQVVDKIELQRKVMQLEKTNQELINANVLIQKFASMAAHDIKNPLSSIRLTSQALRTRQEITQNEGCLRLVNMNISAADNLLVLVDEMMAYSKEPALLLEKRQEFNLNALIGKVVSLLTVPDSIRIEWPDENQQVYFSVIAIEQILINLLSNAIRYNDKSLGLIRIHFSEDEHDYRLAVEDNGQGIPLEYHDKIFAHNFTLKVKDRFNNQGSGIGLGTVKDLLYLLGASITLKSIPGEGSEFTVRLKK is encoded by the coding sequence ATGGAGAAAGAAAAAGCGTTGCCGGTACCGGAAAATGAAGCCGAAAGGCTGGCGGCTTTAGCCTCCTATGCCATCGTCGACAGCGGTGAAGAAAAAGACTTCGACGCCATCGCTGCCATCGCATCCGCAATCTGCGGGACGCCCATTTCCCTGATCACTTTTATCGACGACAAACGCCAGTGGTTTAAATCCCATATCGGTACGGACCTGACCGAAAATTTTCGTGACCTATCCTTTTGCACTTATGCGATAGCAGGAACAGAGGAAATTATGATCGTGCCGGATGCCTTGCAGGACGAGCGGTTCGCCACCAACCCGGTGGTGACGGATGCACAAGTTACTTTTTACGCAGGTGTCCCTTTGGTGAATGAGGATGGTTATGCTTTAGGAACGCTTTGCGTTCTGGATCAGGAGCCGCATGATTTCAGCGAAGCCCAGATCGATGCTTTAAAAGCATTAGCCAAACAGGTGGTAGATAAGATCGAGTTACAACGCAAAGTGATGCAACTGGAGAAGACTAACCAGGAACTGATCAACGCCAATGTCCTGATCCAGAAGTTTGCTTCGATGGCGGCCCACGATATTAAAAACCCGCTGAGCAGTATCCGGCTGACCTCGCAGGCACTGCGTACCCGTCAGGAGATCACGCAAAATGAGGGCTGTTTACGTTTAGTGAATATGAATATTTCGGCGGCGGATAATTTGCTGGTGCTGGTGGATGAAATGATGGCCTATTCCAAAGAACCTGCTTTGCTGCTGGAAAAGCGCCAGGAGTTTAACCTGAATGCGCTGATCGGTAAAGTGGTGAGTTTGCTGACCGTGCCGGACAGCATCAGAATTGAATGGCCGGATGAAAACCAGCAGGTATATTTTTCGGTTATTGCAATTGAGCAAATTTTGATCAACCTGCTGAGCAATGCGATACGCTATAACGACAAGTCACTGGGATTGATCCGTATCCATTTTTCCGAAGATGAACATGACTACCGCTTAGCTGTTGAAGATAACGGACAGGGTATACCGTTAGAATATCATGATAAGATATTTGCCCATAACTTTACACTGAAAGTTAAAGACCGCTTTAACAACCAGGGGTCCGGTATCGGCCTGGGCACGGTAAAGGATTTGCTATATTTGCTGGGCGCCTCCATCACGCTCAAATCGATTCCTGGTGAAGGTTCGGAATTTACCGTTAGGTTAAAAAAATAG
- a CDS encoding response regulator produces MAKRVLVIDDDEDILELLNIIFQESGYDIVLSNTGEAAEHLQVIQPDLVLLDVRIVGSAKDGQEICREIKSQQNTRHLPVMLVSAESDLSIIARECGADAYLAKPFDIYELLAQVKEYLS; encoded by the coding sequence ATGGCCAAGCGCGTACTCGTCATCGATGACGATGAAGATATCCTGGAATTACTGAACATCATCTTCCAGGAGAGCGGGTATGACATCGTTTTGTCCAACACCGGTGAAGCGGCAGAACATCTGCAGGTCATCCAACCAGACCTGGTCTTACTGGATGTTCGGATCGTGGGTTCGGCGAAAGACGGCCAGGAGATTTGCCGGGAGATAAAGTCCCAGCAAAACACACGGCATCTGCCGGTAATGCTCGTTTCGGCAGAATCTGATCTGAGCATTATTGCCAGGGAGTGCGGGGCTGATGCTTACCTGGCTAAGCCATTCGATATTTATGAATTGCTGGCGCAGGTAAAAGAATATCTATCTTAG
- a CDS encoding response regulator produces the protein MKGNLMSNKTILICDDDEGILDMLELILEETGYRIIPVKNSLHIYEEIEKENPDLILLDLWMPVLSGDQVLRTLRKNPETKSLPVIVISASREGEKIANDAGADLFLAKPFDLDNLVTTVQEIIAA, from the coding sequence ATGAAAGGAAATCTGATGAGCAATAAAACGATCCTGATCTGTGATGATGACGAAGGTATCCTGGATATGCTGGAACTGATCCTGGAAGAAACAGGTTACCGGATCATCCCGGTGAAGAATAGTCTGCACATTTATGAGGAGATCGAAAAGGAAAATCCTGACTTAATTCTGCTTGATTTGTGGATGCCGGTATTGTCGGGAGATCAGGTATTGCGGACTTTGAGAAAAAATCCGGAGACAAAAAGCCTGCCTGTGATCGTTATTTCTGCAAGCCGGGAAGGAGAAAAAATTGCAAATGATGCTGGTGCGGACCTGTTTCTGGCAAAACCTTTTGACCTTGATAATTTAGTGACAACCGTACAGGAAATCATCGCTGCGTGA
- a CDS encoding ArsB/NhaD family transporter: MYIFNRDTLKPFDVILFRFPGNKTSEIIRRICKSGYSHAVTPEMVKSAVLIGLDTGPNLSITGSLATILWLVALRREGQKVSAWTF; encoded by the coding sequence ATGTATATTTTTAACCGCGATACGCTCAAACCATTTGATGTCATTCTTTTCCGTTTTCCGGGCAACAAAACATCAGAAATAATACGTCGGATTTGCAAATCTGGATACAGTCATGCTGTGACGCCTGAAATGGTCAAAAGTGCCGTTTTGATCGGCTTGGACACAGGGCCTAATCTTTCGATAACCGGATCGCTGGCAACGATCTTATGGCTGGTTGCGCTCCGGAGGGAAGGACAGAAAGTAAGTGCCTGGACATTTTAA
- a CDS encoding SDR family NAD(P)-dependent oxidoreductase encodes MENHDKRIALITGANQGVGLQVAKELVKAGVTVLLGSRNLDKGQAAAKATGTGAMAIQIDVTDQASVTAAAGRIEKEFGRLDLLVNNAAISNTRKGDLSLAAYAQISKASTASLDEVRAVWETNVFGVLAVYQAMLPLLRKSSDARIVNVSSGVGSLASNADPAFPYRAFYGPVYAASKTALNAMSLAMMIELEGSGIKLNLVSPAFTSTALNGFEGIESIEDGSREVVRVCLFGPDDPNGTFTRWENEHIPW; translated from the coding sequence ATGGAAAATCATGATAAAAGAATCGCGCTGATCACCGGTGCCAATCAGGGCGTTGGCCTGCAGGTCGCCAAAGAATTAGTAAAAGCCGGTGTCACCGTATTGCTGGGTTCCCGGAATTTGGATAAAGGGCAGGCAGCAGCAAAAGCAACCGGGACAGGCGCAATGGCCATCCAGATCGATGTGACCGATCAGGCATCCGTCACCGCAGCGGCGGGGCGGATTGAAAAGGAGTTCGGTCGTTTGGACCTGTTAGTGAATAACGCTGCCATATCCAATACCCGGAAAGGCGATTTATCGCTCGCAGCATATGCACAGATCAGCAAAGCCAGTACCGCTTCACTGGATGAAGTGCGAGCTGTCTGGGAAACCAACGTTTTTGGGGTACTGGCCGTTTACCAGGCCATGCTGCCGTTGCTGCGAAAATCTTCTGACGCCCGCATCGTTAACGTTTCGAGCGGTGTTGGCTCGCTGGCTTCCAATGCCGACCCGGCATTTCCTTACCGTGCATTTTATGGCCCGGTTTACGCTGCTTCCAAAACCGCGCTTAATGCCATGTCACTGGCCATGATGATCGAATTGGAAGGCAGCGGAATTAAACTGAACCTGGTATCACCGGCGTTTACCAGTACCGCGCTGAATGGTTTCGAAGGTATAGAATCCATAGAAGATGGTTCACGCGAAGTCGTACGGGTCTGCCTGTTTGGGCCTGATGATCCGAATGGTACCTTTACCCGCTGGGAAAATGAGCATATACCCTGGTAA
- a CDS encoding ABC transporter permease has product MNFNASYISLYDLLLCGMLSVALAFTGLLGFAQGTHRPANRFLALALFLMLFRIARQLVLTIRLPDFLPEWLAVFALLSSGPLSYFYVRKTIRPVYRFGRKDLLHLSPVLAGLGTCYLQSIHSSGPVAALPVWGSAMLYLFLAYRQLQDHCRQQALVLMDRSRLKFRWLRRLLAVMALWWCLWLVSINTGWMSFYPFLAVMVTGIALAVHLRPHDALTAPAAKPVLRAESRSKAIWLKQEMRAGRYHQDPQLTLTSLAEKLGLSTHELSRIINSGLKKSFPEFINGYRVAEVIRKMRDPAYDRLNLAGIAYDSGFSSKSTFHRIFKDLTGKSPADYKDGQEKELPVYKLRPGALPGAVFLRQETISKWSDNKLNRNFMFRNYLKVSLRFLLKNRFFSLLNITGLAAGTLCCLYILLYVQDQYSYDRHHKDAATIYRVTTSLGHTGDVNNMATASPPIAPAMKYDFPEVQQYTRVIPTLGISEHLLSYQDKAIYEQGAIMVDSTFFKVFTYHFTQGSPENAFTDVNSIVLLKPVADKLFGSADPVGKVITIDDADGKNIFKVTGVVDESAGKSQIKANLFIRLNKNGYGGGILTNNSWAGNNFTESYVRLRADANVSALEKKLPAFLNKYGADQLKSSGMSKSLHLQPLTSVHTTPGYNAESGKIVSTSFLYVLILIAVLIQLIACINFMNLSTARASQRAKEVGVRKVIGAGKYDLITQFLGESFLLSFIGVLIALPLLWLALPYLNQITQASIRLSFFGDVRLLLLLGGLVLFTGLAAGGYPAFYMSAFKAIKVIKGNFTSQFSTQVLRRSLVVFQFVISIILITGVIIIYSQLNYIKNRDLGFDKDQQIILTFHTNDTKSKMNALATGLGQLAGVRSISRVSNTFGAEHYFDWGVYLSGMNPAEAVDQQNLYADEHFVQTMGLKLAAGRNLMAGDSGKVLINEALAKRLSLAPEKAPGVTLFSDGDRKFQVAGIVKDFNFRSLHDNIDPFMIIYAPKAQEVDKLILNTDTKDYAAFLAKAGQVWHQYLPQTPFDYTFMNDRMQSAYENDIVLSQIINSFTLIAILISCLGLFGLTAFSAEQRNKEIGIRKVLGASVSGIVRLLSKDFLRLVLIAFVIAAPLAWWAMSRWLQGFVYRVGISWWMFALAAAAALVIAVLTVSVQAVKAAVANPVKSLRSE; this is encoded by the coding sequence TTGAATTTCAATGCGTCCTATATTTCCCTGTATGATCTGCTGCTCTGCGGGATGCTTTCCGTTGCTTTGGCTTTTACCGGGTTATTAGGTTTTGCTCAAGGTACCCACCGGCCGGCCAACCGCTTCCTGGCGCTGGCACTATTCCTGATGCTGTTCCGGATAGCCCGGCAACTCGTCCTTACCATCCGGCTGCCGGATTTCCTTCCTGAATGGCTTGCCGTATTCGCGTTGCTTTCATCAGGGCCGCTCAGCTATTTTTATGTACGGAAAACGATCCGGCCAGTATACCGGTTCGGCCGGAAGGACCTGCTGCACCTCAGCCCGGTCTTAGCAGGGTTAGGTACCTGTTACCTGCAATCCATCCATTCGTCCGGCCCTGTTGCAGCGTTGCCGGTATGGGGTTCCGCTATGCTGTATTTGTTTTTGGCTTACCGCCAGCTTCAGGATCACTGCCGACAACAAGCGCTTGTACTCATGGACCGGTCCCGCCTGAAATTCCGCTGGCTTCGGCGCTTACTGGCTGTCATGGCCTTGTGGTGGTGTTTGTGGCTGGTGTCCATAAATACCGGATGGATGTCTTTTTACCCGTTTTTAGCGGTTATGGTTACCGGGATCGCGCTTGCCGTACATTTGCGGCCGCATGACGCACTAACAGCACCGGCAGCGAAACCAGTGCTTCGCGCGGAGTCAAGATCAAAAGCCATCTGGCTTAAGCAGGAAATGAGAGCCGGCCGCTATCACCAGGACCCGCAACTGACTTTGACCTCCCTTGCCGAAAAGCTTGGCCTCAGCACGCATGAGCTATCCCGCATCATTAACAGCGGGCTTAAAAAAAGCTTTCCAGAGTTCATCAACGGCTATCGTGTGGCAGAAGTGATACGCAAAATGCGGGACCCCGCTTACGACCGGTTGAACCTGGCCGGCATCGCTTATGATTCCGGCTTCAGTTCCAAAAGCACCTTCCACCGTATTTTCAAGGACCTGACCGGGAAAAGCCCGGCCGACTATAAGGATGGCCAGGAAAAAGAACTCCCGGTTTATAAACTGAGACCCGGGGCGCTTCCCGGAGCGGTATTTTTACGTCAGGAAACCATTTCAAAATGGTCTGATAACAAATTAAACCGCAATTTTATGTTCAGAAACTATCTCAAGGTCTCGCTGCGCTTTTTATTAAAAAACCGCTTTTTCAGCTTGCTCAATATTACCGGCCTGGCGGCAGGCACCCTATGCTGTCTGTATATCCTGCTTTATGTGCAGGACCAGTACAGCTATGACAGGCACCATAAAGACGCGGCGACGATTTACCGCGTAACGACCTCCCTCGGGCATACCGGCGACGTCAACAATATGGCCACCGCTTCACCGCCAATCGCGCCGGCCATGAAGTATGACTTCCCGGAGGTGCAGCAATATACCCGCGTCATCCCTACGCTGGGCATCAGCGAACACCTGCTCAGCTACCAGGATAAGGCTATTTATGAACAGGGCGCGATCATGGTCGACTCCACCTTTTTTAAGGTCTTTACCTATCATTTCACGCAGGGCTCTCCGGAAAATGCCTTTACCGATGTCAATAGTATCGTGTTATTAAAACCGGTGGCCGACAAGCTTTTCGGCAGCGCTGATCCGGTCGGAAAAGTGATTACGATCGACGATGCGGATGGCAAGAATATTTTTAAGGTGACCGGAGTGGTCGATGAAAGTGCCGGGAAGTCACAAATCAAGGCCAATCTTTTTATCCGCCTGAACAAGAACGGCTACGGCGGCGGTATCCTGACCAACAATTCCTGGGCGGGCAATAATTTTACGGAATCGTATGTCAGGTTACGTGCCGATGCCAATGTGAGCGCCCTGGAGAAAAAGCTGCCCGCCTTCCTCAACAAATACGGGGCGGACCAGCTCAAAAGTTCCGGGATGAGCAAATCCCTTCACCTGCAGCCATTAACTTCCGTTCATACCACCCCGGGTTATAACGCGGAGAGCGGTAAGATCGTCAGCACTTCTTTTCTGTATGTGCTGATCCTGATAGCGGTATTGATCCAGCTCATCGCCTGTATCAACTTCATGAACCTGTCTACGGCCCGCGCGTCCCAGCGGGCAAAAGAAGTGGGGGTAAGAAAAGTAATTGGGGCCGGGAAATATGACCTGATCACCCAGTTTTTGGGGGAATCTTTTTTATTGTCCTTTATCGGTGTCCTTATCGCTTTGCCGTTATTGTGGCTGGCTTTGCCTTATTTAAACCAGATCACGCAGGCCAGTATCCGGCTGTCATTTTTTGGTGACGTACGCCTGTTGCTACTTCTGGGCGGTTTAGTCCTGTTCACCGGCCTGGCCGCCGGCGGTTACCCGGCATTTTACATGTCGGCATTCAAAGCCATCAAAGTGATCAAGGGAAATTTTACCAGCCAGTTTTCCACCCAGGTATTGAGGCGTTCGCTGGTGGTGTTCCAGTTCGTCATTTCCATTATCCTGATCACGGGGGTGATCATTATTTACAGCCAGTTAAATTATATCAAAAACCGTGACCTTGGTTTTGACAAAGACCAGCAGATCATCCTGACGTTTCATACCAATGACACCAAGAGTAAAATGAACGCGCTTGCAACCGGCCTGGGGCAACTGGCCGGTGTCCGGTCAATCTCCCGCGTCAGCAATACTTTCGGCGCTGAACATTATTTCGACTGGGGTGTGTATCTGTCCGGCATGAACCCGGCCGAAGCTGTTGATCAGCAAAATCTGTATGCCGATGAACATTTCGTTCAAACCATGGGGCTTAAGCTTGCCGCGGGCCGCAACCTGATGGCCGGAGATTCGGGAAAGGTGCTGATCAACGAGGCGCTGGCCAAACGGTTGTCCCTGGCTCCCGAAAAGGCCCCGGGTGTCACGCTGTTTTCCGATGGTGACCGTAAATTCCAGGTAGCAGGTATCGTCAAAGACTTTAACTTCCGGTCGCTGCATGACAACATCGACCCGTTCATGATCATCTACGCGCCGAAAGCCCAGGAGGTCGATAAACTGATCCTGAATACGGACACCAAAGATTACGCCGCCTTTTTAGCCAAAGCCGGGCAGGTATGGCATCAATACCTGCCGCAAACCCCTTTCGATTATACGTTTATGAATGACCGGATGCAAAGTGCTTACGAGAACGATATCGTGCTCTCGCAGATCATCAATTCTTTTACGCTGATCGCCATATTAATTTCCTGCCTGGGCTTGTTCGGCCTGACTGCCTTCAGCGCCGAACAGCGCAACAAGGAGATCGGGATACGGAAAGTACTGGGGGCCAGTGTTTCCGGCATTGTGCGGTTATTGTCTAAAGACTTCCTGCGGTTGGTGCTTATTGCCTTTGTGATCGCCGCGCCGCTGGCCTGGTGGGCCATGAGCCGCTGGCTGCAGGGCTTTGTTTACCGTGTGGGGATCAGTTGGTGGATGTTTGCCCTGGCTGCGGCGGCTGCGCTGGTCATAGCCGTACTGACCGTGAGCGTGCAGGCGGTGAAAGCGGCGGTAGCGAACCCGGTCAAAAGTTTGCGCTCCGAATGA
- a CDS encoding helix-turn-helix domain-containing protein, translating to MKKDTEAPYKFESLSEFHRVLGLPKPVHPLISLVYNTDGKIRIPHSSCKQFILPFYKISYKPNLKGKFRYGQHYYDFEEGGLFFLAPNQLTGTSDENLDFSGFTLFVHPDLLLNYPLAKKIKQYNFFSYAATEVLHLSDQEKEVVLNMARLIDDELNSRIDRLSQDVLISQLELFLNYAYRFYQRQFLTRKAVNNDLLQKMEDLLDVYFDKKNSANRGLPTVQYLADQLHLSPHYLSDMLRSLTGLNAQQHIHLKLIDKAKELLSTTNLSISQVAYELSFEHPQSFSTLFKTKTSLSPQEFRKSFN from the coding sequence ATGAAAAAAGACACAGAAGCTCCTTACAAATTTGAATCGCTATCGGAATTTCACCGGGTGCTGGGCTTGCCTAAGCCTGTGCACCCGCTGATCAGCCTGGTTTATAATACTGATGGCAAGATCCGCATACCGCACAGCAGCTGTAAACAATTCATACTGCCTTTTTATAAGATATCCTATAAGCCTAACCTCAAAGGGAAATTCCGGTACGGCCAGCATTACTATGATTTCGAAGAGGGCGGCCTGTTCTTCCTGGCTCCGAACCAGCTGACTGGCACCAGCGATGAGAACCTCGACTTCAGTGGGTTTACTTTATTTGTCCATCCCGACCTGCTGCTCAATTATCCTTTGGCTAAAAAGATCAAACAATACAACTTTTTTTCTTATGCTGCTACCGAAGTGTTACACCTTTCAGACCAGGAAAAAGAAGTTGTTTTAAATATGGCCAGACTGATTGATGATGAACTCAATAGCCGTATCGACAGGTTAAGCCAGGATGTGCTGATCTCCCAGTTAGAATTGTTCTTGAATTATGCCTACCGTTTTTACCAGCGCCAGTTCCTGACCCGTAAAGCGGTCAACAATGACCTGCTGCAAAAAATGGAAGACTTGCTGGATGTGTATTTTGACAAAAAAAACTCCGCAAATCGGGGATTGCCAACAGTTCAGTACCTCGCAGACCAGCTTCATCTTTCCCCTCATTATTTGAGTGATATGCTGCGTTCGCTGACCGGCTTAAATGCGCAACAGCATATTCACCTGAAACTTATTGATAAAGCCAAAGAGCTATTGTCTACCACCAACTTATCCATCAGCCAGGTGGCCTATGAACTCAGCTTTGAACATCCGCAATCTTTCAGTACGCTGTTTAAAACCAAGACCAGTTTGTCTCCGCAGGAGTTTCGCAAGTCTTTTAATTGA
- a CDS encoding DUF892 family protein, with product MSEQKGKSIQLGSEKLKVFFVNHLNRIYYAKAHLVEWLPKLQDEVHFSDLRHAIRETVEDVEKQIARMEVIYELLDAEISKGSINGLTGLVDDAFQAIREQEGEAELRDMSIIFYLQNIESVEMASFQILQIAAVKLKNKQVTQLLKENYDEAKADRTLLLLIAAKYITR from the coding sequence ATGAGCGAGCAAAAAGGAAAGTCAATTCAATTAGGGTCGGAAAAGTTAAAGGTATTTTTCGTCAACCACCTCAACAGGATTTATTATGCAAAAGCCCATTTGGTAGAATGGCTGCCTAAACTACAGGATGAAGTACACTTCAGCGACCTGCGGCACGCGATCAGGGAGACCGTTGAGGACGTGGAGAAACAGATCGCCCGGATGGAAGTGATCTACGAGTTGCTGGATGCTGAAATTTCCAAAGGCAGCATTAACGGGCTGACCGGGTTGGTGGATGATGCCTTCCAGGCTATCCGAGAGCAGGAGGGGGAAGCAGAATTGCGCGACATGTCCATCATATTTTACCTGCAAAATATCGAAAGCGTGGAAATGGCTTCTTTCCAGATATTACAAATAGCCGCGGTCAAACTCAAAAACAAACAGGTCACCCAACTGCTCAAAGAGAATTATGACGAGGCGAAAGCCGACCGTACGTTGTTACTGCTGATCGCGGCCAAATACATAACCAGGTAA
- a CDS encoding DUF2630 family protein, with the protein MENNKNDRSVLDHIKQLTEKEEHLYGKPNLTDDEVKDLHTVKSELDQYWDLLRQRRAFRDAGEDPERAKMRSSETIEKYKE; encoded by the coding sequence ATGGAAAACAACAAGAACGACCGGTCAGTATTGGATCACATCAAACAATTAACCGAAAAAGAAGAGCATTTGTACGGCAAACCAAACCTGACCGATGACGAGGTAAAAGATCTGCACACAGTCAAATCAGAACTGGATCAGTATTGGGACCTGTTGCGCCAGCGCAGGGCGTTTCGCGATGCGGGTGAGGATCCTGAAAGGGCGAAAATGCGTTCAAGCGAAACCATCGAAAAATATAAGGAATAA
- a CDS encoding response regulator: MGKKILLLDDDQSILYIVSYLLKDSGFEVKTLATGMEVFAVIAEFQPDLVLMDVMLAEMDGRLICRDLKNNILTLHIPVILISGTHDLSESLQQQGAPNDFLSKPFDLDDLLHKINVQLV, translated from the coding sequence ATGGGCAAGAAAATACTTTTACTGGATGATGACCAGAGCATTTTATACATAGTTTCTTACCTGTTGAAAGACAGCGGATTTGAAGTAAAAACCCTGGCTACCGGGATGGAAGTCTTTGCTGTGATCGCCGAATTTCAGCCCGACCTGGTATTGATGGATGTGATGCTGGCGGAAATGGATGGCCGCCTGATCTGCAGGGATTTAAAAAATAATATATTAACCCTGCACATACCTGTGATCCTGATATCCGGAACTCATGATCTGTCTGAATCCCTGCAGCAACAAGGCGCACCAAATGATTTTTTATCCAAACCCTTTGACCTGGATGATTTGCTCCACAAGATCAATGTGCAATTGGTATAG
- a CDS encoding sensor histidine kinase: MDSLKNGEFSFSNDTIKQDLSLLIQALDSSISGIILTDNQQPDNPIIYCNKAFERITGYRRHEIIGHNCRFLQKEDRNQKERLVLRKAVDDGTECVVEMRNYQKNGTLFWNELYMSPIKDERGNVCYFIGVQNDITRRKKAEQELLHQQSVMEAQIQERTRSLRESEDYLSSIVQTVRESLVVLDPGFKVLSVNDHFLKTFKVTKEETEGKLLYELGNGQWDIVQLKELLESILPTNNPVEEFEVEHDFPHIGKKLMLLNAHRIELEGQYKDRILIAIEDITDRRELERRKDDFLSIASHELKTPLTTIKGYVQVMQRLLPETVSDKFKDILRKTGVYVERLNTLISELLDMSRIQTGNIELHKETFDFDRAIHEAVENIQTATKTHQIIIRGQATNSYTGDESHIVQVINNLLSNAIKYAPESGEVQVYLSRVSNYLKVSVSDKGMGIKIEDQKKIFDRFYRVGDIQQRFPGMGIGLYVCDQIIKNHGGTLWVESEPAQGSTFSFTLPLDERKSDEQ, from the coding sequence TTGGACAGTTTAAAAAACGGGGAATTTTCATTTTCCAACGACACCATAAAACAAGATCTTTCCCTGTTGATTCAGGCACTGGATTCGTCTATTTCCGGGATCATTTTAACAGATAACCAGCAGCCGGATAATCCTATTATCTATTGCAACAAGGCTTTTGAGCGGATCACTGGTTACCGGCGCCATGAGATCATCGGTCATAACTGCCGTTTTCTTCAGAAAGAGGATCGAAATCAGAAAGAAAGACTGGTTCTCAGAAAGGCTGTTGATGATGGAACCGAATGTGTAGTTGAGATGCGCAATTACCAAAAGAACGGTACCCTTTTCTGGAATGAACTTTATATGTCGCCAATAAAAGATGAGCGTGGTAATGTTTGTTATTTCATCGGTGTTCAAAATGATATCACCCGCCGTAAAAAAGCGGAGCAGGAATTACTCCACCAGCAGTCTGTCATGGAAGCGCAGATACAGGAGCGCACCAGGAGCCTGAGAGAAAGTGAGGATTATTTGTCGAGTATCGTTCAAACGGTCAGGGAAAGCCTGGTGGTGCTGGACCCGGGATTTAAAGTTTTAAGTGTCAACGATCACTTTTTAAAAACTTTCAAGGTGACCAAAGAAGAGACCGAAGGAAAGTTACTTTATGAATTAGGGAACGGTCAATGGGATATCGTTCAGCTTAAAGAGCTGCTTGAAAGTATCTTGCCAACCAACAACCCGGTCGAAGAATTTGAAGTGGAACACGATTTCCCGCATATCGGCAAAAAATTAATGCTGCTGAATGCACACCGGATCGAACTGGAGGGGCAGTATAAAGACCGGATATTGATCGCTATCGAAGACATTACCGACAGGCGCGAACTGGAAAGACGCAAAGATGATTTTCTTTCCATCGCCAGTCATGAATTAAAAACGCCGCTGACAACAATTAAAGGTTATGTACAGGTCATGCAACGCCTGTTGCCGGAAACAGTAAGTGACAAATTTAAAGATATCCTGCGAAAAACCGGGGTCTATGTAGAGCGTTTAAATACGCTGATCTCAGAGTTATTGGATATGTCCAGGATACAGACCGGCAATATTGAATTGCACAAAGAGACTTTTGATTTTGATAGGGCAATTCATGAAGCGGTGGAGAATATTCAAACGGCTACGAAAACGCACCAGATCATTATTCGCGGCCAGGCGACTAACAGCTATACCGGCGACGAATCGCATATTGTCCAGGTAATTAATAATTTATTATCGAACGCGATCAAGTATGCGCCGGAATCCGGTGAGGTCCAGGTCTATTTATCCAGGGTCAGCAACTATTTAAAGGTATCCGTGTCTGATAAGGGTATGGGGATAAAGATAGAGGACCAGAAAAAGATCTTTGACCGTTTTTACCGCGTCGGAGATATACAGCAGCGTTTTCCGGGAATGGGCATCGGACTTTATGTTTGCGACCAGATCATCAAAAATCATGGCGGGACCCTTTGGGTGGAAAGTGAACCGGCCCAGGGTTCGACATTTAGCTTTACCTTACCTTTAGATGAAAGGAAATCTGATGAGCAATAA